In Pseudomonas sp. HR96, the DNA window ATCGAGAGCCAGTACGCTTCGGGTCTGGTGACCCAGGGCGAGAAATACAACAAGGTGATCGACCTTTGGTCCAAGGCCAACGACGAAGTGTCGAAGGCAATGATGTCGAACCTCTCGAAAGAGCGGGTTATCGACCGTCATGGCGTGGAAGTCGATCAAGAGTCGTTCAACTCGATGTACATGATGGCCGACTCCGGCGCACGGGGTTCTGCTGCGCAGATCCGTCAGCTCGCCGGTATGCGTGGCCTGATGGCCAAGCCGGACGGCTCCATCATCGAAACGCCGATCACTGCGAACTTCCGTGAGGGCCTGAGCGTACTTCAGTACTTCATCTCGACTCACGGTGCGCGTAAAGGTCTGGCGGATACCGCGTTGAAAACCGCGAACTCCGGTTACCTGACTCGTCGTCTGGTAGACGTCGCGCAAGACCTGGTGGTGACTGAAGTCGACTGCGGTACCGAACACGGTCTGCTGATGACTCCGCACATCGAAGGCGGTGACGTCGTCGAGCCGTTGGGTGAGCGCGTACTGGGCCGAGTGATCGCCCGTGACGTGTTCAAGCCAGGTACCGAGGACGTCATCGTTCCTGCGGGCACCCTGGTCGACGAGAAGTGGGTCGAATTCATCGAGCTGAACAGCATCGACGAAGTGATCGTGCGCTCGCCAATCAGCTGCGAAACCCGTTACGGGATCTGCGCCAAGTGCTACGGCCGCGATCTGGCCCGTGGTCACCAGGTGAACATCGGTGAAGCGGTTGGCGTTATCGCTGCCCAGTCCATCGGTGAGCCGGGTACCCAGCTGACCATGCGTACGTTCCACATCGGTGGTGCGGCGAGCCGGACCTCGGCGGCCGACAGCGTTCAGGTGAAGAATGGCGGTACTGTCCGTCTGCACAACCTGAAACACGTCGAGCGTCTGGATGGCAACCTGGTTGCCGTATCCCGTTCCGGTGAGTTGGCGATTGCCGACGAATTCGGTCGTGAGCGCGAGCGCTACAAGCTGCCGTACGGCGCCGTGATTTCGGTGAAGGAAGGCGACAAGGTCGACGCTGGCTCCATCGTGGCCAAGTGGGACCCGCACACTCACCCGATCGTCACCGAGATGAAAGGTACCGTGACCTACGTGGGCATGGAAGAAGGCATCACGATCAAGCGTCAAACCGACGAACTGACCGGCCTGACCAACATCGAAGTACTGGATCCGAAGGATCGTCCAGCGGCTGGCAAGGAAATTCGTCCGGCTGTGAAGATGGTCGGCATCGATGGCAAGGATCTGCTGCTGCCAGGTACCGACGTACCGGCTCAGTACTTCCTGCCAGCCAACGCCCTGGTCGGCGTGGCGGACGGTGCGCAGGTGGGTGTGGGTGACGTTATCGCCCGTATCCCGCAGGAAACGTCGAAGACTCGTGACATCACCGGTGGTCTGCCGCGTGTTGCCGACCTGTTCGAAGCGCGTCGTCCGAAGGAAGCGTCGATTCTGGCGGAAGTCAGCGGCACCATCGCATTCGGCAAGGAGACCAAGGGCAAGCGCCGTCTGGTCATCACTCCGAACGACGGTACCGATCCGTACGAAGAGCTGATTCCGAAGTGGCGTCACCTGAACGTCTTCGAAGGCGAACAAGTGAACCGCGGCGAAGTTATCTCCGACGGTCCGAGCGATCCGCACGACATCCTGCGTCTGCTGGGTGTAAGCGCGCTGGCCAAGTACATCGTCAACGAGATTCAGGACGTTTACCGTCTGCAAGGCGTGAAGATCAACGACAAGCACATCGAGACCATCCTGCGCCAGATGCTGCGCAAGGTCGAGATTGCCGAGTCGGGTGATTCCAGCTTCATCAAGGGCGACCAGATGGAACTGACTCACGTTCTCGGTGAAAACGAGCGCCTGAGCACCGACGACAAGTTCGTGGCCAAGTACACCCGTGTGTTGCTGGGTATTACCAAGGCCTCGTTGTCGACCGAATCGTTCATCTCCGCGGCTTCCTTCCAGGAAACCACGCGAGTTCTGACCGAAGCGGCCGTCACCGGCAAGCGCGACTACCTGCGTGGCCTGAAGGAAAACGTGGTCGTGGGTCGCCTGATCCCGGCCGGTACCGGTCTGGCCTACCACAGCGAGCGCAAGCGTCGCCGTGAACTGGACAAACCGACTCGTGTCAGCGCCAGCGAAGTAGAAGCTGCACTGACCGAAGCCTTGAACTCCAGCGGCAGCTAAGCTGAAGGGTTCCAGGTAAACGAAAGCAGGGCCCTGGTTGTCTCAACCGCAGGGCCCCGTCTCTGACGGGGTTCGGCAGGGGAGGAGGCCGGGGCTTTGTCTTGACTGGGGAGCGAGGTTTCTTTAGACTCTTGTACCCCTAAAATTGGCGGGGAGATTTGACAGGGTCATGCCCTGCCATTTTTGCTTTCTTGCAAGACAATAGCGTCGCAAGACAACAGTGGAGCTAGTAGATGGCAACTATCAACCAGCTGGTACGTCAGCCGCGTAAGCGTATCGTCGAGAAATCCGACGTACCTGCGCTGCAGAACTGCCCGCAACGTCGTGGCGTGTGCACCCGTGTGTACACCACCACGCCGAAAAAACCTAACTCGGCACTGCGTAAAGTATGCCGCGTGCGCCTGACCAACGGTTTCGAGGTTTCCTCGTACATCGGTGGTGAAGGCCACAACCTGCAAGAGCACAGCGTTGTGCTGATCCGTGGCGGTCGTGTAAAAGACTTGCCAGGTGTTCGCTACCACACCGTTCGCGGCTCCCTGGATACCTCCGGCGTCAAAGGTCGTAACCAAGGTCGTTCGAAATACGGTACCAAGCGTCCGAAGAAGTAATGGTCGCTTGCGGCACACAGCAATTTTCTATTTTTCTGAGTCGATAAGAGTAAGGTCGGGCGCCCGTCCACAGGGCAGGTTGTTCCGAGCTAACCTGAAGACCGTTTGAGGGCTTATCCATGCCAAGAAGACGCGTAGCAGCCAAGCGCGAAGTGCTTGACGATCCAAAATACGGCAGCCAGATCCTGGCCAAGTTCATGAACCACGTGATGGAAAGCGGCAAGAAAGCCGTTGCCGAGCGTATCGTTTATGGCGCGCTGGAAAAGGTTAAAGAACGCAAGAACAGCGACCCCCTGGAAATCTTCGAGAAAGCTCTCGACGCCATCGCTCCGCTGGTCGAAGTAAAGTCGCGCCGTGTAGGCGGTGCTACTTACCAGGTTCCGGTCGAAGTTCGCCCGTCCCGTCGTAACGCCCTGGCCATGCGCTGGCTGGTAGACTTCGCCCGCAAGCGCGGCGAGAAGTCCATGGCCCTGCGCCTGGCTGGCGAGCTGTTGGATGCTGCCGAAGGCAAAGGTGCTGCAGTTAAGAAGCGCGAAGACGTTCACCGTATGGCTGAAGCCAACAAAGCGTTCTCGCACTACCGCTTCTAAATCCAGCGTCATTTATCTTGCGAGGGCTTTATGGCTCGTACAACCGATATCAAGCGCTACCGTAACATCGGTATCGTTGCTCACGTAGACGCGGGTAAGACCACGACTACCGAGCGCGTCCTGTTCTACACGGGCGTAAACCACAAGATGGGCGAGGTGCATGATGGCGCCGCGACCATGGACTGGATGGTGCAGGAGCAGGAGCGGGGTATCACCATTACCTCCGCTGCGACCACCGCTTTCTGGGAAGGCTCGACCAAGCAGTTCCCGAAGCATCGCTTCAACATCATCGACACCCCCGGCCACGTTGACTTCACCATCGAAGTAGAGCGCTCGCTGCGCGTACTCGACGGCGCTGTCGTTGTGTTCTGCGGTACCTCCGGCGTTGAGCCGCAGTCGGAAACCGTATGGCGTCAAGCCAACAAGTACGGCGTTCCGCGTCTTGTTTACGTCAACAAGATGGACCGTGCCGGCGCAAACTTCCTGCGCGTGATCGGTCAGATCAAGCAGCGCCTGGGTCACACCCCGGTGCCTATCCAGCTGGCTATCGGCTCGGAAGACAACTTCGAAGGTCAGATCGATCTGCTGACCATGGAAGCTGTTCGCTGGGACGAGAGCGACAAGGGTACTTCGGCCATCCGTGGTCCGATCCCTGCCGAGCTGCAGGAGCTGGCTGAAGAGTGGCGCAACAACATGGTCGAGGCTGCGGCCGAAGCCACTGAAGAGCTGATGAACAAGTACCTCGAAGGTGAGGAACTGACCATCGAGGAAATCAAGGCCGCTCTGCGTCAGCGCACCATCGCTGGCGAAATCGTCCTGGCTGTCTGCGGCTCTTCGTTCAAGAACAAGGGTGTCCCCCTGGTTCTCGACGCCGTCATCGACTACCTGCCGGCTCCAGTCGACATTCCCGCCATCAAAGGTTCCGACCTGGATGACGAGACCATCGAAATGGAACGTCACGCAGACGACAACGAGCCGTTCTCGGCTCTGGCGTTCAAGATCGCGACCGACCCATTCGTGGGTACCTTGACCTTTGCTCGCGTCTACTCGGGCAAGCTGGAGTCCGGGACCACCGTCCTGAACTCGGTAAAGGGCAAGAAAGAGCGTGTTGGCCGTATGGTGCAGATGCACGCCAACAGCCGCGAAGAGATCAAAGAAGTACTGGCGGGTGACATCGCGGCCTTGATCGGCATGAAAGATGTGACCACCGGCGACACCCTGTGCTCGCTGGAAAAGCCGATCATCCTGGTTCGCATGGACTTCCCGGAGCCGGTTATCTCGGTTGCCGTTGAGCCAAAGACCAAGGACGACCAGGAAAAAATGGGTATCGCACTGGGCAAGCTGGCTCAGGAAGACCCATCTTTCCGCGTCAAGACCGATGAGGAGACGGGTCAAACCATCATCTCCGGCATGGGCGAACTGCACCTGGACATCCTGGTTGACCGGATGCGCCGCGAGTTCAACGTCGAAGCCAACATCGGTAAACCACAAGTGTCCTATCGTGAGAAAATCACGAAGGCTTGTGAGATCGAAGGCAAGTTCGTTCGTCAGTCCGGCGGTCGTGGCCAGTTCGGCCATTGCTGGATCCGTTTTGCTCCTGCTGACGAAGGTCAGGAAGGTCTGCAATTCGTAAACGAAGTGGTCGGTGGTGTGGTTCCAAAGGAATACATCCCGGCTATCCAGAAGGGTATCGAAGAGCAGATGAAGAACGGCGTTGTTGCCGGCTATCCGCTGATCGGCCTGAAGGCGACCGTTTTCGATGGTTCTTACCACGACGTCGACTCCAACGAGATGGCGTTCAAGGTGGCAGCCTCCATGGCGACCAAGCAACTGGCTACCAAAGGTGGCGGTGTTGTTCTTGAGCCGATCATGAAGGTTGAAGTTGTAACACCTGAGGACTACATGGGTGACGTGATGGGTGACCTGAACCGTCGTCGTGGTCTGATCCAGGGTATGGAAGATACGGTCTCCGGCAAGGTTATCCGCGCTGAAGTGCCGTTGGGCGAGATGTTCGGTTATGCGACCGACGTTCGTTCCATGTCCCAGGGTCGCGCGAGCTACTCTATGGAATTCTCCAAATACTCCGAGGCTCCGTCGAACATCGTCGAAGCTATCGTTAAAAAACAAGGCTGATTCAGCCCCTTTAGGCTAGGAGTTAATTGTCGTGGCTAAAGAAAAATTTGATCGTTCCCTTCCGCACGTCAACGTTGGCACCATCGGTCACGTTGACCACGGTAAAACCACTCTGACCGCTGCTCTGACTCGCGTCTGCTCCGAAGTTTTCGGTTCGGCTCGTGTTGACTTCGACAAGATCGACAGCGCACCAGAAGAAAAAGCTCGCGGTATCACCATCAACACCGCTCACGTTGAGTACAACTCGACCATTCGTCACTACGCTCACGTTGACTGCCCAGGTCACGCTGACTACGTGAAGAACATGATCACCGGTGCTGCCCAGATGGACGGCGCGATCCTGGTTTGCTCGGCCGCCGATGGTCCGATGCCACAAACCCGTGAGCACATCCTGCTGTCCCGTCAGGTAGGCGTTCCGTACATCGTGGTCTTCCTGAACAAGGCTGACCTGGTAGACGACGCAGAGCTGCTGGAACTGGTCGAGATGGAAGTTCGTGACCTGCTGTCCACCTACGACTTCCCAGGCGACGACACTCCGATCGTCATCGGTTCCGCTCGTATGGCTCTGGAAGGCCTGGACGACAACGAAATGGGCACCACTGCCGTTCGTAAACTGGTAGAGACTCTGGACAGCTACATCCCAGAACCAGTTCGTCTGACCGACAAGCCATTCCTGATGCCAATCGAAGACGTGTTCTCGATCTCCGGCCGCGGTACTGTTGTTACCGGTCGTATCGAGCGCGGTATCGTCAAGGTTCAGGATTCGCTGGAAATCGTTGGTCTGCGTGACACTACCGTCACCACCTGCACCGGTGTTGAAATGTTCCGCAAACTGCTCGACGAAGGTCGTGCTGGCGAGAACTGCGGCGTGCTGCTGCGCGGTACCAAGCGTGACGACGTTGAGCGTGGCCAGGTTCTGGTCAAGCCAGGTTCGGTCAAGCCGCACACCAAGTTCACCGCTGAAGTGTACGTTCTGAGCAAGGAAGAAGGCGGCCGTCACACTCCGTTCTTCAAAGGCTACCGTCCACAGTTCTACTTCCGGACCACCGACGTGACCGGTAACTGCGAACTGCCGGAAGGCGTTGAAATGGTAATGCCAGGTGACAACATTCAGATGACTGTCACCCTGATCAAGACCATCGCAATGGAAGACGGTCTGCGCTTCGCTATCCGTGAAGGCGGTCGTACCGTCGGCGCCGGCGTCGTTGCCAAAATCATCGAGTAATTCTCTTTTTGAGATAGCATCGATGCTTTGAGAAAGCCCCCGCTCAGCGGGGGCTTTTTTATTGGGTTGACACCCCATGGGCGCGTCTATAGAATTGCGCCTCCTTTAATCGGGCGTATTGCGCTCGGTGGGAATAGCAGCCGGAGTCTGAAATCCAATGCAAAATCAGCAAATCCGTATCAGGTTGAAGGCTTTTGACCATCGCCTGATCGACCAATCCACCCAGGAAATCGTGGAAACCGCGAAACGTACTGGTGCACAAGTGCGTGGTCCAATTCCACTGCCTACCCGTAAAGAGCGTTTCACCGTTCTGGTTTCCCCGCACGTCAAC includes these proteins:
- the rpoC gene encoding DNA-directed RNA polymerase subunit beta', which encodes MKDLLNLLKNQGQVEEFDAIRIGLASPEMIRSWSFGEVKKPETINYRTFKPERDGLFCAKIFGPVKDYECLCGKYKRLKHRGVICEKCGVEVALAKVRRERMAHIELASPVAHIWFLKSLPSRIGLLMDMTLRDIERVLYFESYVVIDPGMTTLEKGQLLNDEQYFEALEEFGDDFDARMGAEAVRELLHAIDLEHEIGRLREEIPQTNSETKIKKLSKRLKLMEAFQGSGNLPEWMVLTVLPVLPPDLRPLVPLDGGRFATSDLNDLYRRVINRNNRLKRLLDLSAPDIIVRNEKRMLQEAVDALLDNGRRGRAITGSNKRPLKSLADMIKGKQGRFRQNLLGKRVDYSGRSVITVGPTLRLHQCGLPKKMALELFKPFIFGKLEMRGLATTIKAAKKMVERELPEVWDVLAEVIREHPVLLNRAPTLHRLGIQAFEPVLIEGKAIQLHPLVCAAYNADFDGDQMAVHVPLTLEAQLEARALMMSTNNILSPANGEPIIVPSQDVVLGLYYMTREAINAKGEGRIFADLQEVDRVFRAGEAALHAKIKVRINETVNDRDGGSVSGTRIVDTTVGRALLFQVVPKGLSFDVVNLPMKKKAISKLINQCYRVVGLKETVIFADQLMYTGFAYSTISGVSIGVNDFVIPDEKAAIIGAATDEVKEIESQYASGLVTQGEKYNKVIDLWSKANDEVSKAMMSNLSKERVIDRHGVEVDQESFNSMYMMADSGARGSAAQIRQLAGMRGLMAKPDGSIIETPITANFREGLSVLQYFISTHGARKGLADTALKTANSGYLTRRLVDVAQDLVVTEVDCGTEHGLLMTPHIEGGDVVEPLGERVLGRVIARDVFKPGTEDVIVPAGTLVDEKWVEFIELNSIDEVIVRSPISCETRYGICAKCYGRDLARGHQVNIGEAVGVIAAQSIGEPGTQLTMRTFHIGGAASRTSAADSVQVKNGGTVRLHNLKHVERLDGNLVAVSRSGELAIADEFGRERERYKLPYGAVISVKEGDKVDAGSIVAKWDPHTHPIVTEMKGTVTYVGMEEGITIKRQTDELTGLTNIEVLDPKDRPAAGKEIRPAVKMVGIDGKDLLLPGTDVPAQYFLPANALVGVADGAQVGVGDVIARIPQETSKTRDITGGLPRVADLFEARRPKEASILAEVSGTIAFGKETKGKRRLVITPNDGTDPYEELIPKWRHLNVFEGEQVNRGEVISDGPSDPHDILRLLGVSALAKYIVNEIQDVYRLQGVKINDKHIETILRQMLRKVEIAESGDSSFIKGDQMELTHVLGENERLSTDDKFVAKYTRVLLGITKASLSTESFISAASFQETTRVLTEAAVTGKRDYLRGLKENVVVGRLIPAGTGLAYHSERKRRRELDKPTRVSASEVEAALTEALNSSGS
- the rpsL gene encoding 30S ribosomal protein S12; this translates as MATINQLVRQPRKRIVEKSDVPALQNCPQRRGVCTRVYTTTPKKPNSALRKVCRVRLTNGFEVSSYIGGEGHNLQEHSVVLIRGGRVKDLPGVRYHTVRGSLDTSGVKGRNQGRSKYGTKRPKK
- the rpsG gene encoding 30S ribosomal protein S7, producing the protein MPRRRVAAKREVLDDPKYGSQILAKFMNHVMESGKKAVAERIVYGALEKVKERKNSDPLEIFEKALDAIAPLVEVKSRRVGGATYQVPVEVRPSRRNALAMRWLVDFARKRGEKSMALRLAGELLDAAEGKGAAVKKREDVHRMAEANKAFSHYRF
- the fusA gene encoding elongation factor G — translated: MARTTDIKRYRNIGIVAHVDAGKTTTTERVLFYTGVNHKMGEVHDGAATMDWMVQEQERGITITSAATTAFWEGSTKQFPKHRFNIIDTPGHVDFTIEVERSLRVLDGAVVVFCGTSGVEPQSETVWRQANKYGVPRLVYVNKMDRAGANFLRVIGQIKQRLGHTPVPIQLAIGSEDNFEGQIDLLTMEAVRWDESDKGTSAIRGPIPAELQELAEEWRNNMVEAAAEATEELMNKYLEGEELTIEEIKAALRQRTIAGEIVLAVCGSSFKNKGVPLVLDAVIDYLPAPVDIPAIKGSDLDDETIEMERHADDNEPFSALAFKIATDPFVGTLTFARVYSGKLESGTTVLNSVKGKKERVGRMVQMHANSREEIKEVLAGDIAALIGMKDVTTGDTLCSLEKPIILVRMDFPEPVISVAVEPKTKDDQEKMGIALGKLAQEDPSFRVKTDEETGQTIISGMGELHLDILVDRMRREFNVEANIGKPQVSYREKITKACEIEGKFVRQSGGRGQFGHCWIRFAPADEGQEGLQFVNEVVGGVVPKEYIPAIQKGIEEQMKNGVVAGYPLIGLKATVFDGSYHDVDSNEMAFKVAASMATKQLATKGGGVVLEPIMKVEVVTPEDYMGDVMGDLNRRRGLIQGMEDTVSGKVIRAEVPLGEMFGYATDVRSMSQGRASYSMEFSKYSEAPSNIVEAIVKKQG
- the tuf gene encoding elongation factor Tu, whose amino-acid sequence is MAKEKFDRSLPHVNVGTIGHVDHGKTTLTAALTRVCSEVFGSARVDFDKIDSAPEEKARGITINTAHVEYNSTIRHYAHVDCPGHADYVKNMITGAAQMDGAILVCSAADGPMPQTREHILLSRQVGVPYIVVFLNKADLVDDAELLELVEMEVRDLLSTYDFPGDDTPIVIGSARMALEGLDDNEMGTTAVRKLVETLDSYIPEPVRLTDKPFLMPIEDVFSISGRGTVVTGRIERGIVKVQDSLEIVGLRDTTVTTCTGVEMFRKLLDEGRAGENCGVLLRGTKRDDVERGQVLVKPGSVKPHTKFTAEVYVLSKEEGGRHTPFFKGYRPQFYFRTTDVTGNCELPEGVEMVMPGDNIQMTVTLIKTIAMEDGLRFAIREGGRTVGAGVVAKIIE
- the rpsJ gene encoding 30S ribosomal protein S10, giving the protein MQNQQIRIRLKAFDHRLIDQSTQEIVETAKRTGAQVRGPIPLPTRKERFTVLVSPHVNKDARDQYEIRTHKRVLDIVQPTDKTVDALMKLDLAAGVEVQISLG